Proteins encoded within one genomic window of Humulus lupulus chromosome 1, drHumLupu1.1, whole genome shotgun sequence:
- the LOC133799095 gene encoding protein RADIALIS-like 1 translates to MASSSISSRGSWTAKQNKAFEKALAVYDQDTPDRWYNVAKAVGGKTPEEVKRHYELLVEDVKHIESGQVPFPNYRTTGGSGQGNTNDEEKRMRNLKLQ, encoded by the exons ATGGCATCTAGCTCAATATCCTCTCGTGGCTCTTGGACTGCCAAACAAAACAAAGCCTTTGAGAAGGCTCTAGCAGTCTATGACCAGGACACCCCCGACCGTTGGTACAATGTTGCTAAGGCCGTCGGGGGTAAAACCCCGGAGGAAGTGAAAAGGCACTATGAACTCCTTGTGGAGGATGTCAAGCATATTGAGTCAGGCCAAGTGCCCTTCCCAAACTACAGGACAACTGGAGGGAGTGGCCAAGGCAACACAAACGATGAAGAAAAGAG GATGAGAAACCTCAAGCTTCAGTGA
- the LOC133799122 gene encoding uncharacterized protein LOC133799122, translating to MTLILASTNLLTARIAAGCLIVALFVVLCIAKNWTLRGLCIGFIIFLALIWVMQEMTTVRILRYVILFIGVMNSLFSVYDIYDDLISRRVNSSDAEKFAEICPCCNGVGWGVI from the exons ATGACTTTGATACTCGCATCAACAAATCTCCTCACTGCGAGAATTGCTGCTGGTTGTTTAATTGTTGCTCTATTTGTGGTGCTCTGTATTGCTAAAAAC TGGACACTCCGTGGACTTTGTATCG GATTCATCATTTTCCTTGCTTTAATTTGGGTTATGCAAGAAATGACAACCGTCCGTATTCTCCGTTACGTTATTCTCTTTATAG GTGTGATGAACAGCTTGTTTTCAGTATATG ATATCTATGATGATTTAATATCTCGAAGAGTCAACTCCAGTGATGCTGAGAAGTTTGCTGAAATTTGTCCTTGTTGCAATGGAGTTGGATGGGGAGTCATATG A